The Brachypodium distachyon strain Bd21 chromosome 4, Brachypodium_distachyon_v3.0, whole genome shotgun sequence nucleotide sequence ACATGAATGTacacagaaaacaaaaggctAGAAAGAAATGTCTTAACAAAAAGAGACGTTGTAACAATAAGGAACAACAGTAGCATAGCATATCTGCGTTATCTCAAACATCTAATTTATCATGCTTTGTTCTACCTCAATTAACAGCAGCATCCAGCTAGGAAATGCCATGAAGCGGGCATCGAGGACACAGCACAATAATCTATCACCAAGAGGGGACTCCGAACAGTTGACCTTGCGCAGCAACCCACAAACTTGCAAGAGAACTAAATGGGTAAGAATATGTTTCTTCACTGTGTTAAAGAAAGATAACTAGATAAGCCAGTTGTAGATCAGATGGGAGAGAGTTGTCTACATTGCGTGCGTAGAAGAGGGAGTGCCCTGTATTTTTATAGATACTGCATTTCTGCGTTCTCCACGCAACTTGAACCGAAGAAAGGCAGATAAATATACAAAGATCCATTGACACCCGAACAAGAGAGGGTTATTTTTACTTCCTTCCACCTCATGCGACAAGATACATGAATAATTCCCTTATTTATGGAAGCAGGAGTAATCACTCACCCAACCCAATTAGTACTAGACAAATGCACAGGCTGTGCACTTCATAAAAACAAAGGACTGAGCTGTGACAGTCATTATTTTAGAAACTAAGAGTGCTAGTCTTTACGAGAAATCAAGGGAATAAAAAGACAGCCTGGGGAAGTGTGTATTAGAGGTGTAGCAACATGCTGATCAATCCGGCAGGAATGCATGTGACGTTTGAATTGGTATTTGGTATATAGTATACAATTAGTCAAACTTTGGAGTTGATAAGTGAATGTACTCTCTGAGCACCCAGCAGCGTGTCCCCGTTGACTTCATGCTATCCAATATAATATGTGACACCAGCTGTGCACGTCGCTGGCTAAGCAGTAAGCACACACGATGAAGCAGTGCAAGCTCGACACAATAGGTTTGGTGTGAGCTGCGTTCTTATGCTCAGGTCTACTGAGATTTTATGTTTTGTGTACTGCGTAATATGTATACGACCTGTTGTTAGAGCTGTTCTTTTTGCGCTATTAGTTCATTTTGAATTATTTTCATGTTCATTAATGGAATTAAAATTTGCCTATAGTTCAAACAGCTCGAACCTGGGTCGACTCATTCTTCTCTAAAACAAATTCGCTAGTCAAAGGAttcgaagaaagaaaagaaaacgactATGGTGCTAACCATTGCTTCTAGGCTTGAGAGTCATCATCCCGTTGTATTTAAGTAGCAGTAGAACAGATGGGCACTAATCATTCCCTAACtactctctcttctcttccacaGTACTTGGGACGACCTGTGTGCTGTTACTGGGGGTACAGGTACAACACGCTAGCAGCTTGTCTAATGTAAGACATCCAGCTTGCTGGTAATCCCCTTTCGTATTGTGCATGATCAAAATTAAGTGCTGTTTTGCACGTTAATTGCACAGCTAATCTCGGCTTTCAGTGGGGAGACCAATGGCCAGAAGCCTTCCGCAAGTGTGGAACGAGTGGGGCATCCAGATCCTGGTCCTGCTCAGCTTCGCTTGGCAAGTTTTGCTCCTCGTCTCTGCTGGAATCCGTCGGCGAGGCCCCCCTGCTCCGCTGAGGCTCCTCCTCTGGTTGATGTACCTCCTGGCCGACTCCACGGCGATATACGCCCTCGGCCACCTGTCCTTCACGAGCAAGTCACAGGAGCACAAGCTGGTGGCGTTCTGGGCGCCGTTCCTGCTGGTGCACCTTGGTGGCCCAGACAACATCACCGCTTACTCCCTCGAGGACAACAGGCTCTGGCTTCGACACCTCTTCACTCTCTCTGTGCAGGTCATGGGAGCTGCCTTCGTGATCTATAAGTATGTCGTCGGCACTGGGACCTTCCTCCTGATTGCGTGCACCCTGATGTTCGCCGTCGGCATGCTCAAGTACGGGGAGAGGACATGGGCGCTCAAGTGCGGCAACATGGACAGCATCCGGAGCACGGTGGACATGTCCATGGACGATGACTACAGGTCTGCTTTCTCGGCAGGCCTGCGGTTCCCTTTCCCTGATGGGAGTGACGACCACACTGACGAGGAGTTCCTGCTCGCGGCCCACTCCCTGTTCCACATGTGCAAGAGCCTCTTTGCAGACCTCTCCATCATGCTATCTGGGTTCAAGCTGTTCTCTGTGGGAGTGCACACCAAGAAGAGCAAGAGCGACCTGTACAAGCTGGTGGAGCTGGAGCTTTCCCTCATGTATGACATCCTCTACACCAAGGCGGCGGTGATCCATACGTGGTATGGCTGCTGCATCCGTGTGGTGTCGCTGCTTGGAACAGTCGCCGCTGTCCTGCTCTTCCAGTTCAGCGACAAGCTTGGTTACAATGTGGCTGATGTGGTCATCACTTACATCTTGCTGGTTGGGGCCCTGGTGCTGGAGTTCATATCGTCGTTGAAGGCTGCAGGGTCGACCTGGACGTGTGCCATGCTCTACTGCATGGGCTCCGGCTGGCTTCTTAAGGTGCTGAAATCCCTTCGCCTATACGCCAGGGCGGCGAGCAAAAGGGGTTGGTCAGGCTCCATTGGGCAGTTTAGCATGTTCCACCTGTGCACTCGTGACATCACCGAGTTAGGCAGTAGGGTGGCACCCTGGATTCGGCTTGAGGACAAGTGGAACAAGATGCATTTCGCGGGCACCACCATCTTGAAGCCAGATCTCAAGGAGTTGCTCTTGGAGAAACTACCCAAGATGGACGTCAGGGAATCGAGAGGCATTCAGATACTGGAGACCAGGAAATTTGACAAGGACCTTGCCGAATGGAGCCACTGGAGCGTTACCACTAGCTTCGACGAGAGCATCCTTGTCTGGCACATTGCAACTGTGGTCTATCTCTGTGAATCTAAGCGCAAACGTGATGCCGCAGCGGAACGCGCTGAAGCAGAACAAGTGAGAAATGATGCCGAAGCAGCACAAGCAAAAAAAGATGTTGAAACAgcacaaggaaaaaaacatgataaaGCAGCACAAGCGACAGAAGAAGCTATTGCCGAAAAGGCGAGAAAGGATGC carries:
- the LOC100828820 gene encoding uncharacterized protein LOC100828820, coding for MARSLPQVWNEWGIQILVLLSFAWQVLLLVSAGIRRRGPPAPLRLLLWLMYLLADSTAIYALGHLSFTSKSQEHKLVAFWAPFLLVHLGGPDNITAYSLEDNRLWLRHLFTLSVQVMGAAFVIYKYVVGTGTFLLIACTLMFAVGMLKYGERTWALKCGNMDSIRSTVDMSMDDDYRSAFSAGLRFPFPDGSDDHTDEEFLLAAHSLFHMCKSLFADLSIMLSGFKLFSVGVHTKKSKSDLYKLVELELSLMYDILYTKAAVIHTWYGCCIRVVSLLGTVAAVLLFQFSDKLGYNVADVVITYILLVGALVLEFISSLKAAGSTWTCAMLYCMGSGWLLKVLKSLRLYARAASKRGWSGSIGQFSMFHLCTRDITELGSRVAPWIRLEDKWNKMHFAGTTILKPDLKELLLEKLPKMDVRESRGIQILETRKFDKDLAEWSHWSVTTSFDESILVWHIATVVYLCESKRKRDAAAERAEAEQVRNDAEAAQAKKDVETAQGKKHDKAAQATEEAIAEKARKDAEAEKERNDAEAEKARKEAEAEKARKEAIKHAGAIQVLSNYMMFLLVSKPEMLPGPIRQSQYAHSCNILDQLWSQGSTNQAETKLAQPSIENPPVGSTSQAEPRVIQPCENPLVVLKKWFRRAWEGVKKLFCQDGPGGSITPQIQMLSRKMLRTFRDITAGEHLATQVKSLGATIDGAACIYGLTLAEELLRIESSKPDLLEAMFEVWVEMLCYAAHHCSRDAHARQLNSGGEFITVVWLLTQHILMRPQLARQSKKQSSANPGGVVADIV